One window of the Dromaius novaehollandiae isolate bDroNov1 chromosome 25, bDroNov1.hap1, whole genome shotgun sequence genome contains the following:
- the PLPP2 gene encoding phospholipid phosphatase 2 has product MERRKVFVVLDVLCVVVASLPFIILTLVNSPYKRGFYCNDDSIRYPYKADTITHGLMAGVTITCTVVIISAGEAYLVYTERLYSKSEFNNYLAALYKVVGTFLFGGAISQSLTDLAKYMIGRLRPNFLAVCNPDWSKVNCSLYVQLESVCQGESRNVTESRLSFYSGHSSFGMYCMVFLALYVQARLVWKWARLLRPTIQFFLIAFAVYVGYTRVSDYKHHWSDVLAGLLQGALIAVLTVRYVSDFFKHRPPLPCEEKDAERKPSLPLTMSDPDRNHYSYRGAP; this is encoded by the exons atGGAGCGCAGGAAGGTCTTCGTGGTGCTCGATGTCCTCTGCGTGGTGGTCG CCTCTCTGCCCTTCATCATCCTCACGCTGGTCAACTCCCCGTACAAGCGGGGCTTCTACTGCAACGACGACTCCATCCGCTACCCCTACAAGGCAGACACCATCACCCACGGCCTCATGGCCGGCGTCACCATCACCTGCACCGTTGTCATT ATCTCGGCAGGGGAGGCTTACCTGGTCTACACGGAGCGTCTCTACTCCAAGTCGGAGTTCAACAACTACCTGGCCGCCCTCTACAAGGTGGTGGGGACTTTCCTCTTCGGGGGGGCCATCAGCCAGTCCCTGACCGACCTGGCCAAGTACATGATCGGCCGCCTCCGGCCGAACTTCCTGGCCGTCTGCAATCCCGACTGGTCCAAGGTGAACTGCTCCCTCTACGTGCAGCTGGAGAGCGTCTGCCAGGGCGAGAGCAGGAACGTCACCGAGTCCAg ACTGTCCTTCTACTCCGGGCACTCCTCCTTCGGCATGTACTGCATGGTGTTCCTGGCG ctctaCGTGCAAGCCCGCCTGGTGTGGAAGTGGGCCCGCCTGCTGCGCCCCACCATCCAGTTCTTCCTCATCGCCTTCGCCGTCTACGTGGGCTACACCCGGGTCTCCGACTACAAGCACCACTGGAGCGACGTgctggcggggctgctgcagggcgCCCTCATCGCCGTCCTCACC GTCCGCTACGTCTCCGACTTCTTCAAGCACCGTCCCCCGCTGCCGTGCGAGGAGAAGGACGCGGAGCGCAAGCCCAGCCTGCCCCTGACCATGAGCGACCCCGACCGCAATCACTACAGCTACCGGGGCGCCCCGTGA